In Microbacterium foliorum, the following proteins share a genomic window:
- a CDS encoding thiolase family protein, with product MSTRSEAVLIDVVRTPVGRGKPGGALSGVHPVDLAAGALAAILERNGLDSRQIDDVILGCVSQVGDQSSNIARQAVLAAGFDETIPATTIDRQCGSSQQAVHFAAQGIMAGAYDAVIVGGVESMSRVPLGLSAAGGSPMSPRLRERYPEGLVNQGVSAELIAARWGLDRAVLDEYAAESHRRAADAWAEGFFDRTVIPVAEAPDAVADETVRAGTTAEGLAGLNPAFRTDALSARFPEVDWRITPGNSSPLTDGASAALLMSAERADALGLTPRARFHAFSVVGDDPLMMLTGPIPATRRILERTGLTIDDLDAYEVNEAFASVPLAWAVEVGADAAKLNPRGGAIALGHALGSSGTRLLGTLIDQLDAVGGRFGLQTMCEGGGMANATIIERL from the coding sequence ATGAGCACGCGCAGCGAAGCCGTCCTGATCGATGTCGTCCGCACACCCGTGGGCCGGGGCAAGCCGGGGGGCGCCCTGTCGGGCGTGCATCCCGTCGATCTGGCTGCTGGTGCGCTCGCCGCGATCCTCGAACGCAACGGCCTCGACTCGCGGCAGATCGATGACGTGATCCTCGGCTGTGTGAGCCAGGTGGGCGATCAGTCGTCGAACATCGCCCGTCAGGCCGTGCTCGCGGCGGGCTTCGACGAGACCATCCCCGCCACGACGATCGACCGTCAGTGCGGGTCGAGCCAGCAGGCGGTGCACTTCGCGGCGCAGGGGATCATGGCCGGGGCATATGACGCGGTCATCGTGGGCGGTGTCGAGTCGATGAGCCGGGTGCCGCTCGGATTGTCGGCAGCCGGTGGAAGCCCGATGTCGCCGAGACTGCGTGAGCGCTACCCCGAAGGGCTCGTGAACCAGGGCGTCTCGGCCGAGCTCATCGCCGCGCGCTGGGGCCTCGATCGTGCGGTGCTCGACGAGTACGCCGCCGAGTCGCATCGCCGTGCGGCGGATGCCTGGGCCGAGGGGTTCTTCGACCGCACCGTCATCCCGGTCGCAGAAGCACCGGATGCCGTTGCCGACGAGACCGTCCGCGCCGGCACGACGGCCGAGGGGCTCGCGGGGCTGAACCCGGCGTTCCGCACCGACGCGCTCTCCGCGCGATTCCCCGAGGTCGATTGGCGGATCACGCCCGGCAACTCGTCACCGCTCACCGACGGAGCATCTGCCGCTCTGCTGATGAGCGCCGAGCGGGCCGATGCGCTGGGCCTCACGCCGCGAGCGAGGTTCCACGCGTTCTCGGTGGTCGGAGATGACCCGCTGATGATGCTGACCGGGCCGATCCCCGCCACGCGGCGAATCCTCGAGCGCACCGGACTCACGATCGACGACCTCGACGCCTACGAGGTCAACGAGGCCTTCGCATCGGTGCCGCTGGCGTGGGCCGTCGAGGTCGGAGCGGATGCCGCGAAGCTCAACCCCCGCGGAGGGGCGATCGCCCTCGGGCACGCTCTCGGATCGTCGGGCACCCGCCTGCTCGGAACCCTCATCGACCAGCTCGACGCGGTCGGAGGGCGATTCGGCCTGCAGACCATGTGCGAGGGCGGCGGCATGGCGAACGCCACCATCATCGAGCGGCTGTAG
- a CDS encoding antibiotic biosynthesis monooxygenase, with translation MSSEPITVSIRRELDPEHVAEATAWVQTGVNLAHRYPGFLGSGWVRDGEDSHVWHMLYRFSDEKSLVAWEQSGEREWWKSTGEQFVRSERVRRRSGIEGWFDEPTTDTITLPRADGSTTTVAMVSTPPRWKQAVSIWLGFFPLNLAFTYAMSPIPGWNELPIWLRVLATTVVLTPIMTYWVLPWVTRSLRNWLNR, from the coding sequence ATGTCCAGCGAACCCATCACCGTCTCCATCCGCCGTGAGCTCGACCCCGAGCACGTGGCCGAGGCCACTGCCTGGGTGCAGACCGGCGTGAATCTCGCCCACCGGTACCCGGGGTTCCTCGGATCCGGGTGGGTGCGCGACGGCGAGGATTCGCACGTCTGGCACATGCTCTACCGGTTCTCCGACGAGAAGTCGCTCGTCGCCTGGGAGCAGTCCGGCGAGCGCGAGTGGTGGAAGTCGACCGGCGAGCAGTTCGTGCGCAGCGAGCGCGTGCGCCGCCGCAGCGGCATCGAGGGCTGGTTCGACGAGCCGACCACCGACACCATCACCCTCCCCCGGGCCGACGGCTCGACGACCACCGTGGCGATGGTCAGCACTCCCCCGCGCTGGAAGCAGGCCGTGTCGATCTGGCTCGGGTTCTTCCCCCTCAACCTCGCCTTCACCTATGCGATGAGCCCGATCCCCGGCTGGAACGAGCTGCCGATCTGGCTGCGCGTGCTCGCGACGACGGTCGTGCTGACGCCGATCATGACCTACTGGGTGCTGCCGTGGGTCACGCGTTCGCTGCGGAACTGGCTCAACCGCTGA
- a CDS encoding LysR family transcriptional regulator, with translation MSNRNSDGLQDLGLWRTFLAAHRSGSVSAAARTLGLAQSSVTSQLQALETSVGGPLFMRHARGIRPTPRADEFAARLSGPLDALADALGTRPAAESPIVRVGGAAEFLARVAAPALAPAVADGLRLAVTTGLADDLLEQLRVGSLDLVISAVRPRGRTLPSTPLFDEEFALVAAPSLGIEPSPSLAPSALAEAPLLAYDRDVPIVRRYWRHVFGIRLDREPALVFPDLRALAATAVAGAGVTALPTYLIADELTDGRLIDLRPTEDPPINTLHLVRRPGPLAEGVAVVEQALRAAVAGL, from the coding sequence ATGAGCAATCGGAATTCCGATGGGTTGCAGGACCTCGGACTGTGGCGCACCTTCCTCGCCGCGCACCGATCGGGCTCGGTGTCGGCGGCCGCGCGCACACTGGGACTCGCGCAGTCATCGGTGACGTCGCAGCTGCAGGCGCTGGAGACGAGCGTCGGCGGGCCGCTGTTCATGCGTCATGCCCGCGGCATCCGTCCGACCCCGCGGGCCGACGAGTTCGCCGCTCGACTCTCCGGTCCTCTCGACGCGCTGGCGGATGCTCTGGGCACCCGCCCCGCCGCCGAATCGCCGATCGTGCGCGTGGGGGGCGCCGCCGAGTTCCTGGCCCGCGTCGCAGCTCCAGCCCTCGCCCCCGCTGTCGCCGACGGGCTGCGGCTCGCGGTGACCACCGGTCTGGCCGACGATCTGCTCGAGCAGCTCAGGGTCGGCAGCCTCGACCTGGTGATATCGGCGGTGCGTCCGCGAGGACGCACGCTGCCGAGCACGCCGCTCTTCGACGAGGAGTTCGCGCTCGTCGCCGCTCCCTCGCTGGGCATCGAACCCTCACCGAGCCTCGCGCCGAGTGCTCTCGCAGAGGCGCCCCTGCTGGCCTACGACCGCGACGTGCCGATCGTGCGGCGCTACTGGCGGCACGTCTTCGGCATCCGTCTCGATCGGGAGCCCGCTCTCGTCTTCCCCGATCTGCGTGCGCTCGCCGCCACTGCCGTGGCCGGAGCCGGCGTCACCGCGCTGCCGACCTACCTGATCGCCGACGAGCTCACCGACGGGAGGCTCATCGACCTGCGTCCGACTGAGGACCCGCCGATCAACACTCTGCACCTCGTTCGCCGGCCCGGCCCGCTGGCCGAGGGGGTCGCGGTCGTCGAGCAGGCGCTGCGCGCCGCCGTCGCCGGTCTCTGA
- a CDS encoding type 1 glutamine amidotransferase domain-containing protein — translation MSSVLFVVTGARTWTLTDGTEHPTGYWAEELLAPYRLLTAAGHEVVFTTPGGVEPVADAGSLGDGDAAALAQIPGLSTPLVLADVDAADYAAVYYPGGHGPMQDLAVDADSAALISATVAAGHPLAAVCHGLAALLPALDSTGEPLVAGRRITGFSDEEERIGGLADRAPFLLETSLRDLGADVDVTDPWSDHTIVDGQLITGQNPQSSASAARALIAALA, via the coding sequence ATGTCATCCGTCCTCTTCGTCGTCACCGGTGCCCGCACCTGGACCCTCACCGACGGCACCGAGCACCCCACCGGCTACTGGGCCGAAGAGCTGCTCGCCCCCTACCGCCTGCTCACCGCAGCGGGCCACGAGGTCGTCTTCACGACTCCGGGCGGCGTCGAGCCGGTCGCCGACGCCGGAAGCCTGGGCGACGGTGATGCCGCTGCGCTCGCGCAGATCCCGGGGCTCTCCACTCCCCTCGTGCTCGCCGACGTCGACGCCGCCGACTACGCGGCGGTCTACTACCCCGGCGGTCACGGTCCGATGCAGGACCTCGCAGTGGATGCCGACTCGGCGGCGCTCATCTCGGCGACCGTCGCCGCCGGCCACCCGCTGGCTGCCGTATGCCACGGTCTCGCCGCTCTGCTTCCTGCGCTCGATTCCACTGGTGAGCCCCTTGTCGCCGGACGCCGCATCACCGGCTTCTCCGACGAGGAGGAGCGCATCGGCGGGCTCGCCGACCGCGCCCCGTTCCTGCTCGAGACGTCGCTGCGCGACCTCGGAGCCGACGTCGATGTGACCGACCCCTGGAGCGATCACACCATCGTCGACGGACAGCTCATCACCGGACAGAACCCGCAGTCGTCGGCATCCGCCGCCCGGGCGCTGATCGCGGCTCTCGCCTGA
- a CDS encoding aldose 1-epimerase family protein — MTQGSAAAVEVATAARPRSGRQLRIAGHGYEAVIASVGASLRVLTFDGRDLVVPFDTDEVRPGYRGTTLAPWPNRIVDGRYTFGGGEHQLALTEPARGQALHGLLAWAEFEDRLVLDDRVVLAAVIEPQTGYPFRIEVETEYRIDADGLRQTVTAHNLGADAAPWGTGPHPYLVAGPDGRVDDWTLTLPASEVLTVTPERLSPVALEAVSEHPEWDFRAARPIGDVFIDHAFTGLARDGQVAEVRLVTDAGTGVAMTFDERCPWVQVHTADNPGIDAIHRIGLAVEPMTCPPDAFNSGTDLVVLEPGATHAASWRISAV, encoded by the coding sequence ATGACGCAGGGTTCCGCGGCGGCCGTGGAGGTCGCGACCGCGGCGCGTCCGCGCTCGGGGCGTCAGCTGCGCATCGCAGGTCACGGCTACGAGGCTGTCATCGCGAGCGTCGGCGCATCGCTGCGCGTGCTCACGTTCGACGGGCGCGACCTGGTCGTGCCGTTCGACACCGACGAGGTCAGGCCCGGATACCGCGGCACCACTCTCGCGCCGTGGCCCAACCGCATCGTCGACGGTCGCTACACGTTCGGCGGCGGTGAGCACCAGCTGGCCCTCACCGAGCCAGCCCGTGGCCAGGCGCTGCACGGACTGTTGGCGTGGGCCGAGTTCGAGGATCGCCTCGTGCTCGATGACCGCGTCGTGCTTGCCGCCGTGATCGAGCCGCAGACCGGCTACCCGTTCCGTATCGAGGTCGAGACCGAGTACCGCATCGACGCCGACGGCCTCCGCCAGACCGTCACCGCGCACAACCTCGGCGCGGATGCTGCGCCCTGGGGCACGGGGCCGCATCCTTATCTCGTCGCCGGCCCCGACGGTCGCGTGGACGACTGGACGCTGACCCTGCCGGCATCCGAGGTGCTCACGGTCACCCCCGAACGGTTGAGCCCTGTGGCGCTCGAGGCCGTGTCGGAGCATCCGGAGTGGGACTTCCGCGCTGCGCGCCCGATCGGCGATGTCTTCATCGATCACGCGTTCACGGGTCTTGCTCGTGACGGCCAGGTGGCAGAGGTGCGACTCGTGACGGATGCCGGAACCGGCGTCGCGATGACGTTCGACGAGCGCTGCCCGTGGGTGCAGGTGCACACGGCCGACAACCCGGGGATCGATGCGATCCACCGCATCGGCCTCGCGGTCGAGCCGATGACCTGCCCGCCCGACGCCTTCAACTCGGGAACGGACCTCGTCGTGCTCGAACCCGGCGCGACGCACGCGGCATCCTGGAGGATCTCCGCCGTCTGA
- the araA gene encoding L-arabinose isomerase — protein sequence MTRTPLTTSLDGYEVWFLTGSQHLYGPETLAQVAEQSQQIARILDEAGEVPVKIVWKPVLTDAAAIKRTALEANADDRVIGLIAWMHTFSPAKMWIAGLDALQKPLAHLHTQANVELPWADIDFDFMNLNQAAHGDREFGYIQTRLGVPRKTVVGHASDPRVRQEIATWQRAAAGLAASRSLKLARFGDNMRFVAVTEGDKTEAELRFGVQVNTWGVNDLAEAVAAASDSEIDALVAEYEELYEVVPELRRGGDRHQSLRDGAAIEIGLRTFLEEGGFGAFTTSFEDLGALTQLPGLAVQRLMAEGYGFGAEGDWKTAILVRVANVMGAGLPGGASLMEDYTYDMTPGDELILGAHMLEVSPSLTTAKPTLEIHPLGIGGKGDPVRLVFTADPGPAIVVALSDMRDRFRLTANVVENVPPRQSLPKLPVGRAVWKPQPDFNTSAAAWLTAGAAHHTVMSTAVGLEAFRDFAEMAEVELLVIDDATTLPEFQKQVRWNQAYYRLAQGL from the coding sequence ATGACCCGCACCCCGCTCACCACCTCGCTCGACGGCTACGAGGTCTGGTTCCTCACCGGCAGCCAGCACCTCTACGGCCCCGAGACGCTCGCGCAGGTCGCCGAGCAGTCGCAGCAGATCGCCCGCATCCTGGACGAGGCCGGCGAGGTTCCGGTGAAGATCGTCTGGAAGCCCGTGCTCACGGATGCCGCCGCCATCAAGCGCACCGCGCTCGAGGCCAACGCCGATGACCGGGTCATCGGCCTGATCGCATGGATGCACACGTTCAGCCCCGCGAAGATGTGGATCGCCGGTCTCGACGCGCTGCAGAAGCCCCTCGCGCACCTGCACACGCAGGCGAACGTCGAGCTGCCCTGGGCCGACATCGACTTCGACTTCATGAACCTCAATCAGGCGGCGCACGGCGACCGCGAGTTCGGCTACATCCAAACGCGCCTCGGTGTGCCGCGCAAGACCGTCGTCGGTCACGCGAGCGACCCTCGAGTGCGTCAGGAGATCGCGACCTGGCAGCGTGCGGCCGCCGGCCTCGCGGCATCCCGTTCGCTCAAGCTCGCCCGCTTCGGCGACAACATGCGCTTCGTCGCCGTCACCGAGGGCGACAAGACCGAGGCCGAGCTGCGCTTCGGCGTGCAGGTCAACACCTGGGGCGTGAACGATCTGGCGGAGGCCGTCGCCGCGGCATCCGATTCCGAGATCGACGCGCTCGTGGCCGAGTACGAAGAGCTCTACGAGGTCGTGCCCGAGCTGCGTCGCGGTGGCGATCGCCACCAGTCGCTGCGTGACGGCGCCGCGATCGAGATCGGTCTGCGGACGTTCCTCGAAGAGGGCGGCTTCGGCGCCTTCACGACCTCGTTCGAAGACCTCGGTGCCCTGACGCAGCTGCCCGGTCTCGCGGTGCAGCGCCTGATGGCCGAGGGCTACGGCTTCGGTGCCGAGGGCGACTGGAAGACGGCGATCCTCGTGCGCGTCGCCAACGTGATGGGTGCGGGGCTGCCCGGTGGTGCGAGCCTCATGGAGGACTACACCTACGACATGACTCCCGGCGACGAGCTGATCCTCGGGGCGCACATGCTCGAGGTCTCGCCGTCGCTGACCACCGCGAAGCCGACGCTCGAGATCCACCCGCTGGGCATAGGCGGCAAGGGCGACCCGGTGCGCCTGGTCTTCACCGCCGACCCCGGCCCCGCGATCGTCGTCGCGCTCAGCGACATGCGCGACCGGTTCCGCCTCACCGCGAACGTCGTCGAGAACGTGCCGCCGCGTCAGTCGCTGCCGAAGCTGCCCGTCGGCCGCGCCGTGTGGAAGCCGCAGCCCGACTTCAACACGTCCGCCGCCGCATGGCTGACCGCCGGTGCCGCGCACCACACCGTCATGTCGACCGCCGTCGGGCTCGAGGCCTTCCGCGACTTCGCCGAGATGGCCGAGGTCGAGCTGCTCGTGATCGATGATGCGACCACGCTGCCCGAGTTCCAGAAGCAGGTCCGTTGGAACCAGGCGTACTACCGACTCGCGCAGGGGCTGTGA
- a CDS encoding xylulokinase, with protein MSDTADATTARDDILAARTSLGIELGSTRIKACLIGSDATEVLATGSFAWENRLEDGLWTYAIDEVWTGLQAAYAELIADAHERHGVRPETFGAIGISAMMHGYLAFDAQGELLVPFRTWRNTNTGVAAAELTDLLGVNIPLRWSIAHLHQAVVDGEAHVPRLDAVTTLAGYVHAKLTGERVLGVGDASGMFPIDSATGDYDERMLHAYDALAAVRLPTTAKDLLPKVLPAGAAAGSLTVEGARLLDPTGALQAGIPLCPPEGDAGTGMVATNSVSPRTGNVSAGTSIFAMVVLERPLAEVHHELDLVTTPAGDAVAMVHCNNGASELAAWAGLFTRFSAAAGQPLSEDAVFDALFREALDGEADAGGLLAYNHLAGEPIAGLTEGRPLFVRTPDSAFTLGNFMRSQLYGVFGTLALGMQVLAAEGVELDRMFAHGGMFRTAGVAQRFLAGALGAPVTVGELASEGGAWGIAVLASYLAHADSASLGEYLERDVFASASLSVADPDPADVVGFTAYLDRYRAGLAIEAAAIDSL; from the coding sequence ATGAGCGACACGGCAGATGCGACCACGGCCCGCGACGACATCCTCGCCGCCCGCACCAGCCTCGGCATCGAGCTCGGCTCTACGCGCATCAAGGCCTGCCTGATCGGTTCGGATGCCACCGAGGTGCTCGCCACCGGATCGTTCGCGTGGGAGAACCGGCTCGAAGACGGCCTCTGGACCTACGCGATCGACGAGGTCTGGACGGGCCTGCAGGCCGCCTACGCCGAGCTCATCGCCGACGCGCACGAGCGCCACGGTGTGCGCCCCGAGACCTTCGGCGCGATCGGCATCTCGGCGATGATGCACGGCTACCTCGCGTTCGACGCTCAGGGCGAGCTGCTCGTGCCGTTCCGCACCTGGCGCAACACCAACACGGGTGTGGCGGCGGCGGAGTTGACAGATCTGCTCGGCGTGAACATCCCGCTGCGCTGGTCGATCGCGCACCTGCACCAGGCGGTCGTCGACGGAGAGGCGCACGTGCCCCGGCTCGACGCGGTCACGACCCTCGCCGGGTACGTCCACGCGAAGCTCACGGGCGAGCGGGTGCTCGGCGTCGGCGACGCCTCCGGCATGTTCCCGATCGACTCGGCCACCGGCGACTACGACGAGCGGATGCTGCATGCCTACGACGCCCTCGCCGCAGTTCGCCTTCCGACGACCGCCAAAGACCTGCTCCCGAAAGTCCTCCCCGCCGGCGCCGCCGCAGGATCTCTCACGGTGGAGGGTGCGAGGCTCCTCGACCCGACAGGCGCGCTGCAGGCCGGCATCCCGCTGTGCCCGCCCGAGGGCGACGCCGGCACCGGCATGGTGGCGACCAACTCGGTGTCTCCGCGCACGGGCAACGTCTCGGCGGGCACGAGCATCTTCGCGATGGTCGTGCTCGAGCGCCCGCTCGCCGAGGTACATCACGAACTCGACCTCGTGACGACTCCCGCGGGTGACGCCGTCGCCATGGTGCACTGCAACAACGGCGCGAGCGAGCTCGCCGCCTGGGCCGGTCTCTTCACCCGCTTCTCGGCGGCAGCGGGTCAGCCGCTGAGCGAAGACGCCGTCTTCGACGCCCTCTTCCGCGAGGCACTCGACGGAGAGGCGGATGCCGGTGGACTGCTCGCCTACAACCACCTCGCGGGCGAGCCGATCGCCGGCCTCACCGAGGGACGACCGCTGTTCGTGCGCACGCCCGACAGCGCCTTCACGCTCGGCAACTTCATGCGCTCGCAGCTGTACGGCGTGTTCGGCACGCTCGCGCTGGGGATGCAGGTGCTCGCCGCAGAGGGCGTCGAGCTCGACCGCATGTTCGCCCACGGGGGCATGTTCCGCACGGCAGGAGTCGCGCAGCGCTTCCTCGCCGGAGCGCTCGGCGCCCCTGTCACGGTGGGTGAACTCGCCTCCGAGGGCGGCGCCTGGGGCATCGCGGTGCTCGCGTCATACCTCGCGCACGCCGATTCCGCCTCGCTCGGCGAGTACCTCGAACGGGACGTGTTCGCGTCGGCATCCCTCTCGGTCGCCGACCCCGATCCTGCCGACGTCGTCGGCTTCACCGCCTACCTCGACCGTTACCGTGCCGGCCTCGCCATCGAGGCTGCCGCGATCGACTCCCTCTGA
- a CDS encoding L-ribulose-5-phosphate 4-epimerase: protein MDASIQAVREDVARLHGELVRYGLVVWTGGNVSGRVPGADLFVIKPSGVSYDDLAPDNMILCDLDGAVIPGTPGSDRSPSSDTAAHAYVYRHMPDVGGVVHTHSTFAVAWAARGEEIPCVITAMADEFGGPIPVGPFAIIGDDSIGRGIVQTLSGHRSRAVLMQNHGPFTIGTDAKDAVKAAVMVEDVARTVHHAREAGPLVPIPQEAIDSLFHRYQNVYGQNSDARR from the coding sequence ATCGACGCATCCATCCAGGCCGTCCGCGAGGACGTCGCCCGTCTGCACGGCGAACTCGTGCGCTACGGACTCGTCGTCTGGACAGGCGGCAATGTCTCGGGCCGCGTGCCCGGCGCCGACCTGTTCGTGATCAAGCCCTCGGGCGTGAGCTACGACGACCTCGCCCCCGACAACATGATCCTGTGCGATCTCGACGGTGCGGTCATCCCCGGCACGCCCGGCAGCGACCGCTCGCCCTCGAGCGACACGGCCGCCCACGCCTACGTCTACCGCCACATGCCCGACGTCGGAGGTGTCGTGCACACACACTCGACGTTCGCCGTCGCCTGGGCCGCCCGCGGCGAGGAGATCCCCTGCGTCATCACGGCCATGGCCGACGAGTTCGGCGGCCCGATCCCGGTCGGCCCGTTCGCGATCATCGGCGACGACTCGATCGGCCGCGGCATCGTCCAGACCCTCAGCGGCCACCGCAGCCGCGCGGTGCTCATGCAGAATCATGGCCCGTTCACGATCGGAACCGACGCGAAGGATGCCGTGAAGGCTGCCGTCATGGTCGAGGACGTCGCCCGCACGGTGCACCACGCCCGCGAGGCCGGCCCGCTCGTCCCGATTCCGCAGGAGGCGATCGACAGCCTCTTCCACCGATACCAGAACGTCTACGGACAGAACTCGGACGCCCGACGATGA
- a CDS encoding LacI family DNA-binding transcriptional regulator, whose protein sequence is MSDTSSEPRRTVGVRDVAVLAGVSRQTVSRVLNDHPEVAVETRERVLAAMTELGYRMNNAARALGTRRSRTLGVLATDALHYGPSRSIAALEASAREVGYWLSAAFADAGDADSVVAAVDHLVMQGVEGVVVVAPHAHTLDALDELRIGVPIVTLHAADRGARGLSVDQAAGARLAVAALADAGHTRIAHLAGPADWLEAESRTQGFADELAARGLAAGAVFEGDWTAGSGYAAVDAVRSSGVTAVFAANDQMALGLLGGLHEAGLSVPGDISVVGFDDTPDAAYYWPKLTTVRQDFSELARRAVAAVLADSAGASASDLAPVAPVLVTRDSVAPPR, encoded by the coding sequence GTGAGTGACACGAGCAGCGAGCCCCGTCGCACCGTCGGAGTGCGCGACGTCGCCGTGCTCGCCGGGGTCTCGCGGCAGACGGTGTCGCGGGTGCTGAACGACCACCCCGAGGTCGCCGTCGAGACCCGCGAGCGCGTGCTCGCCGCGATGACCGAGCTCGGTTACCGCATGAACAACGCCGCGCGGGCGCTGGGCACCCGGCGTTCCCGCACGCTCGGCGTGCTGGCCACCGACGCGCTGCACTACGGTCCCTCGCGCAGCATCGCCGCGCTCGAGGCGTCGGCCCGCGAGGTCGGATACTGGCTGAGTGCGGCCTTCGCGGATGCGGGTGATGCGGACTCCGTCGTCGCCGCGGTAGATCACCTCGTGATGCAGGGGGTCGAGGGCGTCGTCGTCGTCGCCCCGCACGCCCACACCCTCGACGCCCTCGATGAACTGCGCATCGGGGTGCCGATCGTGACCCTGCATGCGGCCGACCGGGGAGCCCGCGGCCTCTCGGTCGACCAGGCGGCCGGAGCGAGGCTCGCCGTCGCGGCGCTCGCCGACGCCGGGCACACGCGCATCGCACACTTGGCCGGACCCGCCGACTGGCTCGAAGCCGAGTCCCGCACGCAGGGATTCGCAGACGAGCTCGCCGCTCGTGGACTCGCCGCCGGCGCCGTGTTCGAGGGCGACTGGACTGCAGGCTCGGGCTACGCGGCGGTCGACGCCGTGCGCTCGTCGGGAGTGACGGCGGTGTTCGCAGCGAACGACCAGATGGCGCTCGGGCTGCTCGGCGGCTTGCACGAGGCCGGGCTCTCGGTGCCTGGCGACATCAGCGTGGTCGGCTTCGACGACACCCCCGATGCCGCTTACTACTGGCCGAAGCTCACGACCGTGCGGCAGGACTTCAGCGAGCTGGCGCGCCGCGCGGTGGCGGCGGTGCTCGCGGACAGCGCCGGAGCATCGGCATCCGATCTCGCACCGGTCGCCCCGGTGCTGGTGACCCGGGATTCGGTCGCCCCGCCCCGCTGA
- a CDS encoding NAD-dependent epimerase/dehydratase family protein, whose translation MRIALTGSSGKLGSVVARELRAHGYDVIGMDVAGTRGPDFVQVDLTDYGQVVDAFTAVGDRHDGIDAVVHLGAIPAPGIRSDVATFHNNMPATFNVFWAAVRLGIRRVVYASSETVLGLPFDVPPPYVPVDEDYPARPESVYSLVKTLEEQLATELVRWHPDLSITALRFSNVMNPEDYAEFPDFDADALRRKWNLWGYIDARDGAQAVQRALEVAAPGFDNFIIAAADTVMTRPNAELLAEVFPDVPVAREFGPNETLLSIDKARRVLGFDPQHSWRNHV comes from the coding sequence ATGCGCATCGCACTCACCGGATCATCGGGCAAGCTCGGCAGCGTCGTCGCGAGGGAGCTCCGCGCCCACGGATACGACGTCATCGGCATGGACGTCGCAGGCACACGCGGCCCCGACTTCGTGCAGGTCGATCTGACGGACTATGGCCAGGTGGTGGATGCTTTCACTGCGGTCGGCGACCGGCACGACGGCATCGACGCCGTGGTGCATCTCGGCGCGATTCCCGCCCCCGGCATCCGCAGCGATGTCGCGACCTTCCACAACAACATGCCCGCGACGTTCAACGTCTTCTGGGCGGCGGTGCGTCTCGGCATCCGCCGCGTCGTCTACGCCTCGAGCGAGACCGTGCTGGGCCTGCCGTTCGACGTGCCGCCGCCCTACGTGCCGGTCGACGAGGACTACCCGGCCCGCCCCGAGTCGGTCTACTCGCTGGTCAAGACGCTCGAGGAGCAGCTGGCGACCGAGCTCGTGCGCTGGCACCCCGATCTGTCGATCACAGCCCTGCGGTTCTCGAACGTCATGAACCCCGAGGACTATGCCGAGTTCCCCGACTTCGACGCCGACGCCCTGCGCCGCAAGTGGAACCTCTGGGGCTACATCGACGCCCGCGACGGCGCCCAGGCTGTGCAGCGAGCGCTCGAGGTCGCGGCTCCCGGGTTCGACAACTTCATCATCGCGGCCGCCGACACCGTGATGACGCGCCCCAACGCCGAGCTGCTCGCCGAGGTCTTCCCCGACGTGCCGGTCGCCCGCGAGTTCGGACCGAACGAGACACTGCTGTCGATCGACAAGGCCCGCCGCGTGCTGGGCTTCGACCCTCAGCACTCCTGGCGCAACCACGTCTGA